The following are encoded in a window of Haloarcula halophila genomic DNA:
- the nadC gene encoding carboxylating nicotinate-nucleotide diphosphorylase, which yields MLTDADVERWLREDVGHHDVTNHVPGETEGRLVAKESGVAAGLEAATAVFDYLGVAVETAVDVGERIDPDDVVLRTDGPARETLRGERVAVNLVGHASGVATTTRRAVEAARAVDGDVRIACTRKTTPGLRGIEKRAVVAGGGDTHRLDLSHTVMVKDNHVAEMGLEDAVDHFRERASFTTKLEVEVETPAAAPEAAAAGADIVLLDNMSPTETERAVDLVDDPVSTEASGGITVADVPDYAGTGVDVISMGALTHSAPTLDLSFRTG from the coding sequence ATGCTCACCGACGCCGATGTCGAGCGCTGGCTCCGGGAGGACGTGGGCCACCACGACGTCACGAACCACGTTCCGGGTGAGACCGAGGGACGACTCGTCGCGAAGGAGTCCGGCGTCGCCGCCGGCCTGGAGGCTGCGACGGCGGTGTTCGACTATCTCGGTGTGGCCGTCGAAACGGCGGTCGACGTTGGTGAGCGGATCGATCCCGACGATGTCGTCCTGCGGACCGACGGCCCCGCTCGCGAGACGCTGCGCGGCGAGCGGGTCGCGGTCAACCTCGTTGGCCACGCCTCCGGTGTGGCGACGACGACCCGACGGGCCGTCGAGGCCGCCCGCGCGGTCGACGGCGACGTACGGATCGCCTGCACCCGCAAGACGACGCCCGGGCTGCGCGGGATCGAGAAACGGGCGGTCGTCGCCGGCGGCGGGGACACCCACCGGCTGGATCTCTCGCATACGGTGATGGTCAAGGACAACCACGTCGCCGAGATGGGACTAGAGGATGCCGTCGATCACTTCCGTGAGCGTGCGTCCTTCACGACGAAGCTCGAAGTCGAGGTCGAGACGCCGGCAGCGGCACCCGAAGCGGCCGCGGCCGGCGCGGACATCGTCCTGCTGGACAACATGTCGCCGACCGAGACAGAGCGTGCCGTGGACCTCGTCGACGACCCTGTGTCGACCGAAGCCAGCGGTGGGATCACCGTTGCGGACGTTCCCGACTACGCCGGGACTGGTGTCGACGTGATTTCGATGGGTGCGTTGACTCACTCGGCACCGACGCTCGACCTCTCCTTTCGGACGGGATAA
- the nadA gene encoding quinolinate synthase NadA gives MPQMETATFETDLSLFKYDNLEQLPPEYRELGEDERTERIEAALDELGDDVVVLGHNYQRREIVEHADFIGDSYQLSKEAAAADADYVVFGGVTFMAESADIITDDDQQVILPSMEASCPMAGMAEALQVDAAWAELTAALDDDEEIVPITYMNSYADLKAFCAEQGGLVCTSSNAHKAFEYAFEHGDKVLFLPDKHLGENTAYRLDMADEIVEWDPWDPESTDAEAAVEHDVILWEGYCQVHERFRESHIEAIRADHPDANVIVHPECRREVVEAADVAGSTADICQAVEAADPGDTWAIGTEIHLTHHLQRWYPEVEVLPLCGDACMDCNAMRQIDPNYLAWVLEELVAGRERNVIEVHPEEKELAQVALDRMLEI, from the coding sequence ATGCCACAGATGGAAACAGCTACGTTCGAAACGGATCTCAGTCTCTTCAAATACGACAACCTCGAACAGCTTCCCCCGGAGTACCGGGAACTGGGCGAAGACGAGCGGACGGAGCGGATCGAAGCCGCTCTCGACGAACTCGGTGACGACGTGGTCGTCCTGGGCCACAACTACCAGCGCCGGGAGATCGTCGAACACGCCGACTTCATCGGGGACTCCTACCAACTCTCGAAGGAGGCCGCGGCGGCCGACGCCGACTACGTCGTCTTCGGCGGTGTGACGTTCATGGCCGAATCCGCCGACATCATCACCGACGACGACCAACAGGTGATCCTTCCGTCGATGGAGGCCTCCTGCCCGATGGCCGGGATGGCCGAGGCGCTCCAGGTCGACGCCGCGTGGGCGGAACTGACCGCGGCGCTCGACGACGACGAGGAGATCGTCCCCATCACGTACATGAACAGCTACGCCGATCTGAAGGCGTTCTGTGCCGAACAGGGCGGGCTGGTCTGTACCTCCTCGAACGCCCACAAGGCCTTCGAGTACGCCTTCGAGCACGGCGACAAGGTGCTGTTCCTGCCGGACAAACACCTCGGCGAGAACACGGCTTACCGCCTGGACATGGCCGACGAGATCGTCGAGTGGGACCCCTGGGACCCCGAGAGCACGGACGCCGAGGCCGCCGTCGAGCACGACGTCATCCTCTGGGAGGGGTACTGCCAGGTCCACGAGCGGTTCCGCGAGTCCCACATCGAGGCTATCCGCGCCGACCATCCCGACGCCAACGTCATCGTCCACCCCGAGTGTCGCCGCGAGGTCGTCGAGGCCGCCGACGTGGCCGGCTCGACGGCTGATATCTGCCAGGCTGTCGAGGCGGCCGATCCCGGCGACACCTGGGCGATCGGGACCGAGATCCACCTCACCCACCACCTCCAGCGGTGGTACCCCGAGGTCGAGGTCCTCCCGCTGTGTGGGGACGCCTGCATGGACTGCAACGCCATGCGCCAGATCGACCCGAACTACCTCGCTTGGGTGTTGGAGGAACTGGTTGCGGGCCGTGAACGCAACGTCATCGAGGTCCACCCCGAGGAGAAGGAACTGGCACAGGTCGCACTCGACCGGATGCTGGAGATCTGA
- a CDS encoding L-aspartate oxidase, protein MTDHNTTDVLVVGSGIAGLAAALAAAREGSDVTVATKATRPEGASSWWAQGGIAVSRDTPEAFKRDIVTASDGTADPEAVDVLVENANEAVEDVLLETLAVEFDRVEPCSTDTDERASTAPASRSNLDYAREAAHSEDRILHVDAATGKHIHVPFLNYLDDHDAVEIRDDTAALDLIRHEGRVHGAMLESDGAVEPWYAGSVVLATGGIGELYPRTTNPDDATGDGIAMAALAGAEVADMEYVQFHPTACVVGESDDSDESGNDAVAFLVSEAVRGEGGLLRNGDGDRFMPDYHEDAELAPRDVVARAVKAQREATGDVRLDVSPLAFAEEFPGLADRCEEYGIDWTDGIPVAPAEHFLCGGIAVDDRGRTTLDRLYAVGECSRTGVHGANRLASTSLLEGLVWGLRAGEDAAGNAIQPIEAPDLLERDPDLPDSFAREKFHRLRRVMDEYVGVERDPAELGRSMAVLRRLKGEVDAYVRTRTARSLYELRNASVTALLVARHAAENDTSVGTHNLTAADEPPEPTAD, encoded by the coding sequence ATGACCGACCACAATACTACCGACGTGCTGGTCGTCGGCTCGGGCATCGCCGGGCTGGCGGCAGCACTCGCGGCCGCTCGTGAGGGCAGCGACGTGACTGTCGCGACGAAGGCGACCCGTCCGGAGGGGGCCTCCTCGTGGTGGGCACAGGGCGGTATCGCCGTCTCCCGGGACACGCCCGAGGCGTTCAAACGAGACATCGTCACCGCGAGCGACGGGACGGCAGACCCCGAAGCCGTCGACGTGCTCGTCGAGAACGCGAACGAGGCCGTCGAGGACGTGTTACTGGAGACGCTGGCCGTCGAGTTCGACCGCGTCGAGCCGTGTTCGACGGACACGGACGAGCGGGCGTCGACGGCGCCCGCGAGTCGCTCGAACCTGGACTACGCCCGCGAGGCCGCCCACAGCGAGGACCGCATCCTCCACGTCGACGCCGCCACTGGCAAGCACATCCACGTCCCCTTCCTGAACTACCTCGACGACCACGACGCCGTCGAGATCAGGGACGACACCGCCGCGCTGGACCTGATCCGCCACGAAGGTCGGGTCCACGGCGCGATGCTAGAGTCCGACGGGGCCGTCGAGCCCTGGTACGCCGGCAGCGTCGTCCTGGCGACCGGTGGCATCGGCGAACTCTACCCGCGGACGACCAACCCCGACGACGCCACCGGTGACGGCATCGCGATGGCAGCCCTGGCCGGGGCCGAGGTCGCGGACATGGAGTACGTCCAGTTCCACCCGACCGCCTGCGTGGTCGGCGAGTCGGACGACAGCGACGAGTCGGGCAACGACGCGGTCGCCTTCCTGGTCAGCGAGGCCGTCCGCGGCGAGGGCGGCCTGCTGCGAAACGGCGACGGCGACCGGTTCATGCCCGACTACCACGAGGACGCCGAACTGGCTCCCCGTGACGTGGTCGCCCGTGCGGTGAAAGCCCAGCGGGAGGCCACCGGCGACGTCCGACTGGACGTCTCTCCGCTCGCCTTCGCAGAGGAATTTCCGGGCCTGGCCGACCGCTGCGAGGAGTACGGGATCGACTGGACCGACGGCATCCCGGTCGCGCCGGCCGAACACTTCCTCTGTGGCGGGATCGCCGTCGACGACCGCGGCCGGACGACGCTCGATCGGCTCTACGCCGTCGGGGAGTGTTCCCGCACGGGTGTCCACGGCGCGAACCGACTGGCCTCCACGTCGCTGCTGGAGGGGCTGGTCTGGGGGTTGCGCGCCGGCGAAGACGCCGCCGGGAACGCGATCCAGCCTATCGAGGCCCCGGACCTGCTCGAACGGGACCCGGACCTCCCGGATAGCTTCGCTCGCGAGAAGTTCCACCGGCTACGCCGGGTGATGGACGAGTACGTCGGCGTCGAACGCGACCCCGCCGAACTGGGGCGGTCGATGGCCGTCTTGCGCCGCCTCAAGGGCGAGGTCGACGCCTACGTCCGGACTCGGACCGCCCGGTCGCTGTACGAACTCCGCAACGCCAGCGTCACGGCGCTGTTGGTCGCCCGCCACGCGGCCGAGAACGACACCAGCGTCGGGACCCACAACCTCACGGCGGCCGACGAGCCGCCGGAGCCGACCGCCGACTGA